One genomic segment of Helianthus annuus cultivar XRQ/B chromosome 14, HanXRQr2.0-SUNRISE, whole genome shotgun sequence includes these proteins:
- the LOC110905097 gene encoding stamen-specific protein FIL1 — MGASRISQVILVSLIVALVARTHGQTCPNQLGTLNVCAPFVVPGSTDATPSSECCLALQSVDRDCLCNTVRIATTLPTQCNFPVTCGN, encoded by the exons ATGGGTGCATCTCGGATCAGCCAAGTGATATTGGTTTCGTTAATAGTAGCTCTTGTGGCTCGAACCCATGGTCAAACATGTCCCAACCAACTCGGTACTCTGAACGTGTGTGCACCCTTTGTGGTGCCTGGTTCCACAGACGCGACCCCTAGCTCAGAGTGTTGTTTGGCTCTTCAGTCAGTTGATCGTGATTGTCTTTGTAACACCGTTCGTATTGCAACTACTCTCCCTACGCAATGCAACTTTCCGGTTACTTGCG GAAATTGA
- the LOC110906309 gene encoding uncharacterized protein LOC110906309 isoform X2: MWENIWGENMHHGYYNSDDVVELSDHRSAQIRMIEQALTFASVSGLLRYKWSDMEQKRVEANKLASEKKTKFKSEFKRIVSYTATKVLTVKYVPNFILNSTSRPVPLMPNPVMTITKMTIF, encoded by the exons ATGTGGGAGAACATATGGGGAGAAAACATGCATCACGGATATTATAACTCCGACGACGTCGTTGAACTCTCCGATCACCGTTCTGCTCAGATCCGTATGATTGAACAAGCCCTAACGTTCGCCTCTGTTTCAG GGTTATTGCGGTACAAGTGGTCGGACATGGAGCAGAAGAGGGTTGAGGCAAACAAG TTGGCTTCAGAAAAGAAGACGAAATTCAAGTCTGAATTTAAGC GTATTGTAAGCTATACTGCTACCAAGGTGCTGACAGTGAAGTATGTTCCCAATTTCATTCTGAACTCTACATCTCGACCTGTACCTCTTATGCCCAACCCTGTTATGACCATTACCAAAATGACAATTTTCTAA
- the LOC110906309 gene encoding uncharacterized protein LOC110906309 isoform X1, translating to MWENIWGENMHHGYYNSDDVVELSDHRSAQIRMIEQALTFASVSGLLRYKWSDMEQKRVEANKLASEKKTKFKSEFKLFRRYCKLYCYQGADSEVCSQFHSELYISTCTSYAQPCYDHYQNDNFLIQNVLARTRKYKF from the exons ATGTGGGAGAACATATGGGGAGAAAACATGCATCACGGATATTATAACTCCGACGACGTCGTTGAACTCTCCGATCACCGTTCTGCTCAGATCCGTATGATTGAACAAGCCCTAACGTTCGCCTCTGTTTCAG GGTTATTGCGGTACAAGTGGTCGGACATGGAGCAGAAGAGGGTTGAGGCAAACAAG TTGGCTTCAGAAAAGAAGACGAAATTCAAGTCTGAATTTAAGC TTTTCCGCAGGTATTGTAAGCTATACTGCTACCAAGGTGCTGACAGTGAAGTATGTTCCCAATTTCATTCTGAACTCTACATCTCGACCTGTACCTCTTATGCCCAACCCTGTTATGACCATTACCAAAATGACAATTTTCTAATACAAAATGTCCTGGCTCGAACCCGTAAATATAAATTTTAG
- the LOC110906309 gene encoding uncharacterized protein LOC110906309 isoform X4 has product MWENIWGENMHHGYYNSDDVVELSDHRSAQIRMIEQALTFASVSGLLRYKWSDMEQKRVEANKLASEKKTKFKSEFKRIVSYTATKVLTVKL; this is encoded by the exons ATGTGGGAGAACATATGGGGAGAAAACATGCATCACGGATATTATAACTCCGACGACGTCGTTGAACTCTCCGATCACCGTTCTGCTCAGATCCGTATGATTGAACAAGCCCTAACGTTCGCCTCTGTTTCAG GGTTATTGCGGTACAAGTGGTCGGACATGGAGCAGAAGAGGGTTGAGGCAAACAAG TTGGCTTCAGAAAAGAAGACGAAATTCAAGTCTGAATTTAAGC GTATTGTAAGCTATACTGCTACCAAGGTGCTGACAGTGAA GCTATAA
- the LOC110906309 gene encoding uncharacterized protein LOC110906309 isoform X3: MWENIWGENMHHGYYNSDDVVELSDHRSAQIRMIEQALTFASVSGLLRYKWSDMEQKRVEANKLASEKKTKFKSEFKLFRRYCKLYCYQGADSEAIKVEA; the protein is encoded by the exons ATGTGGGAGAACATATGGGGAGAAAACATGCATCACGGATATTATAACTCCGACGACGTCGTTGAACTCTCCGATCACCGTTCTGCTCAGATCCGTATGATTGAACAAGCCCTAACGTTCGCCTCTGTTTCAG GGTTATTGCGGTACAAGTGGTCGGACATGGAGCAGAAGAGGGTTGAGGCAAACAAG TTGGCTTCAGAAAAGAAGACGAAATTCAAGTCTGAATTTAAGC TTTTCCGCAGGTATTGTAAGCTATACTGCTACCAAGGTGCTGACAGTGAA GCTATAAAAGTTGAAGCTTAG